One Gloeothece verrucosa PCC 7822 DNA window includes the following coding sequences:
- a CDS encoding sigma-70 family RNA polymerase sigma factor, whose protein sequence is MTKETVDNVKAYLQEIGRTPLLNAQQEIELATQVQKMMALIDKENPTPEEKRIIQQGKRAKRKMINANLRLVVSIAKKYQRRGLSFLDLIQEGSIGLIRGVEKFDPSKGYKFSTYAYWWIRQAMTRAIADQSRTIRLPSHLTESLNKLKRVTRQLTGELGRRPTEQELANALELSLHELHAIRQADHRTRSYSLNMKMEDEQTELEELLADNSETPNDFVAQIELRSMVDELLESLPPRQQEIIALRYGLKNGRQMSLEEVGNYCNLSRERVRQLQNRAMRTLKYKAFKLKNLAV, encoded by the coding sequence ATGACTAAAGAAACCGTTGATAACGTCAAAGCCTATTTACAAGAAATTGGCCGCACTCCCTTGTTAAATGCACAACAAGAAATCGAACTGGCCACTCAAGTTCAAAAAATGATGGCTTTAATAGACAAAGAGAACCCTACCCCAGAAGAAAAACGCATTATTCAACAAGGGAAACGCGCCAAGCGCAAAATGATTAATGCAAATTTACGTTTAGTGGTATCCATTGCTAAAAAATATCAAAGACGTGGCTTATCTTTTCTCGATTTGATTCAGGAAGGGAGTATCGGATTAATTCGAGGGGTAGAAAAGTTTGATCCCTCCAAAGGTTATAAATTTTCCACTTACGCTTATTGGTGGATTCGTCAAGCTATGACCCGTGCCATCGCCGACCAAAGTCGTACCATTCGTTTACCGAGTCATCTCACAGAAAGTCTCAACAAACTTAAAAGAGTGACTCGTCAACTGACCGGAGAATTAGGGAGAAGACCCACAGAACAAGAATTAGCAAACGCGCTTGAGTTGTCTCTTCATGAATTACACGCTATCCGCCAAGCCGATCATCGTACTCGCTCTTATAGTTTAAACATGAAAATGGAGGATGAGCAAACAGAGCTAGAAGAACTTTTGGCAGATAATTCAGAAACGCCTAATGATTTTGTTGCTCAAATCGAATTAAGATCGATGGTGGATGAACTGCTGGAAAGTTTACCGCCTCGCCAGCAAGAAATTATTGCTCTACGCTATGGACTAAAAAACGGTAGACAAATGAGTTTAGAAGAGGTCGGTAACTACTGTAATCTTAGCCGCGAACGAGTCAGACAACTTCAAAATAGGGCAATGAGAACTTTAAAATATAAAGCTTTTAAGCTCAAAAATTTAGCTGTATAA
- a CDS encoding DUF1830 domain-containing protein yields MLKIFSPPTVNTTKQIVCCYCNRTEQTIIARITNLDEHDCERVVFPQECFFFTAPYQAKLEIYRQSALGVLQELIPCLELQIPKSR; encoded by the coding sequence ATGCTTAAAATCTTCTCTCCTCCTACAGTCAATACAACAAAACAAATTGTCTGTTGCTATTGTAACCGCACTGAACAAACCATTATTGCCCGCATTACTAATCTGGATGAACACGATTGTGAACGAGTGGTCTTTCCGCAAGAATGTTTCTTTTTTACGGCTCCTTACCAAGCTAAACTAGAAATTTATCGGCAGTCAGCCCTAGGAGTATTGCAAGAGCTTATTCCTTGCCTAGAACTCCAGATTCCTAAATCTCGTTAA
- the cax gene encoding calcium/proton exchanger, translated as MLNKNTIFLILSIFVPISLVAHFLAWNSTIVFITAGLAIVPLAAFMGTITEEIAVVVGPNLGGLLNATFGNATELILAFIALKEGLVTIVKATITGSIISNLLLVMGFAMLLGGLRYKEQYFQPVAARLNASSMNLAVIAILLPTAVQYTSSGIEETTLQQLSVAVAVILILVYGLTLFFSMKTHTYLYEAGIATEEELAAIDDAESSSKPLGFWIVLLLVITVGVAIESELLVNSLEEATSKLGLTSLFTGVILLPIIGNAAEHATAVTVAMKNKMDLSLSVAVGSSLQIALFVAPVLVIAGWFLGQPMDLNFNPFELVAVAVSVLIANSISSDGKSNWLEGTLLLATYILLGFAFFFHPITEGL; from the coding sequence ATGCTCAACAAAAACACTATATTTCTGATTTTGTCAATCTTTGTCCCCATTTCTCTTGTCGCTCATTTTTTGGCATGGAATTCTACTATAGTTTTTATTACCGCAGGTTTAGCCATTGTGCCCTTAGCCGCTTTTATGGGAACGATAACCGAAGAAATTGCGGTAGTGGTGGGGCCTAACTTAGGAGGGCTATTAAATGCCACCTTTGGCAATGCCACAGAATTAATTTTGGCTTTCATTGCTCTCAAAGAGGGATTAGTCACCATTGTTAAAGCAACGATTACAGGCTCAATTATCAGTAATTTACTTTTGGTGATGGGGTTTGCTATGCTCTTAGGAGGACTTCGCTACAAAGAGCAATATTTTCAGCCCGTAGCGGCTCGTTTAAATGCCTCCTCGATGAATTTAGCGGTGATTGCGATTCTTTTACCCACTGCGGTGCAATATACCTCTTCAGGCATTGAGGAAACAACTTTACAGCAATTATCCGTCGCTGTTGCTGTCATTTTAATTTTGGTTTATGGGTTAACCTTGTTTTTTTCCATGAAAACCCATACTTATCTTTATGAGGCGGGAATCGCTACTGAAGAGGAATTAGCCGCCATAGACGACGCTGAAAGTTCGAGTAAGCCGCTCGGGTTTTGGATAGTGTTATTATTGGTGATCACCGTTGGAGTCGCCATCGAATCAGAGTTATTAGTTAATTCTTTAGAAGAAGCGACTTCTAAGTTAGGGTTGACTTCTTTATTTACTGGGGTGATTTTGTTGCCAATAATTGGTAATGCGGCTGAACACGCTACGGCGGTAACGGTAGCGATGAAAAATAAAATGGATCTTTCCTTATCGGTAGCGGTAGGTTCTAGTTTACAGATTGCGCTATTTGTTGCCCCAGTTTTGGTGATTGCGGGTTGGTTTTTGGGTCAACCGATGGATTTAAATTTTAATCCTTTTGAGTTAGTTGCTGTGGCTGTTTCTGTACTGATTGCTAATTCTATTAGTTCTGATGGTAAGTCGAATTGGCTAGAAGGAACTTTATTACTGGCAACTTACATTCTGTTAGGGTTTGCTTTTTTCTTTCATCCCATTACTGAAGGCTTGTAA
- a CDS encoding DUF2808 domain-containing protein, whose translation MWKYLGATLGITSLLTCLGSPVLAIQFADGTRSFEKSPLLLDAITTFDGVRVPAAKYYFTIEIPEDVGEPVGKIVIGQRYSPQTIDFYPEKTVAFVGTYTHRGENYTIKNAEWDRQFETVTVTFDPPIPPGNTVTVGLKPIRNPDYGGVYLFGVTVFPQGEDSLGLYLGVGRFHFYQNGDRL comes from the coding sequence ATGTGGAAATATTTAGGGGCAACTTTAGGAATAACAAGCTTATTAACTTGCCTCGGTTCGCCGGTCTTAGCAATTCAGTTTGCTGATGGAACAAGGTCTTTTGAAAAATCCCCTCTTTTACTAGATGCTATTACGACTTTTGACGGCGTTAGAGTCCCGGCGGCTAAGTATTATTTTACCATTGAAATTCCTGAAGATGTCGGAGAACCTGTCGGAAAAATTGTGATCGGGCAGCGCTACTCACCCCAAACGATTGATTTTTATCCCGAGAAAACAGTGGCTTTTGTAGGAACTTATACCCATCGAGGCGAAAACTATACTATTAAAAATGCTGAATGGGATAGACAATTTGAAACAGTTACGGTGACGTTTGATCCGCCTATTCCGCCGGGAAATACGGTAACGGTGGGATTAAAACCGATTAGAAATCCGGATTATGGCGGCGTTTATTTATTTGGCGTTACGGTTTTTCCGCAAGGGGAAGACTCGTTAGGTTTGTATCTGGGAGTCGGACGATTTCATTTTTATCAAAATGGCGATAGGCTGTAG